In Streptomyces sp. NBC_01381, the sequence GCGGGCAGCACGGACCCGTCGGCGACCTTCGCGTCCAGCTTGTCCCACTCGTCGTAGAGCCGCTGGATCTCCTGGTCGAAGGCGATCTTGAAGGCCTGGTTGGGCTTGCGCCGCGCGTACAGCCAGCGAAGCAGCGGCGCCTCCATGATCTTCAGCGCGTCGGCCGGAGTCGGCACTCCACCCTTCGACGACGACATCTTCGCCATCCCGGAGATGCCCACGAACGCGTACATGGGACCGATCGGCTGCACGCCGTCGAAGATCTCGCGGACGATCTGCCCGCCGACGACGAAGGACGACCCGGGAGAGGAGTGGTCCACGCCGCTCGGCTCGAAGATCACGCCCTCGTACGCCCAGCGCATGGGCCAGTCGACCTTCCAGACCAGCTTGCCCCGGTTGAACTCGCTGAGCCGCACCGTCTCGGTGTGCCCGCACTCCGCGCACACGTACGCGAGCTCGGTGCTCTCATCGTCGTACGAGGTGACGGTCGTCAGGTCCTTCTCGCAGGCGCCGCAGTACGGCTTGTACGGGAAGTACCCGCTGGTGCCGCCGCTGCCGTCGTCCTCGCTCGCGGCGCCGGAGCCCTCGGCGGCCTCCAGCTCGGCCTCGTCGACCGGCTTCTGCGACTGCTTCTTCGCCGGGGCCTTCTTGGTCCGGTACTGGTCGAGGATCCCGTCGATGTCGCCGCGGTGCTTCATCGCGTGCAGGATCTGCTCGCGGTAGACCCCGGACGTGTACTGCTCCGTCTGGCTGATGCCGTCGTACTCGACACCCAGCTCGTCGAGCGCCTCGGTCATGGCCGCCTTGAAGTGCTCGGCCCAGTTCGGGTACGCGGACCCGGCCGGTGCGGGCACCGAGGTGAGCGGCTTGCCGATGTGCTGGGCCCAGGACTCGTCGATGCCGGGGACGCCGGCCGGGACCTTGCGGTACCGGTCGTAGTCGTCCCAGGAGATCAGGTGCCGTACCTCGTACCCGCGCCGCCGGATCTCGTCCGCGACCAGGTGCGGGGTCATGACCTCGCGCAGATTGCCCAGGTGAATGGGCCCGGAGGGGGAGAGTCCGGACGCGACGACGACCGGTTTGCCCGGGGCACGACGCTCCGACTCGGCGATGACCTCGTCCGCATAGCGGGAGACCCAGTCGGTGGTATCGGTGCTCTGAGCCACGATCGGCACGCCTTTCTTCTTCTACGTGAGTACCGCTTGACGCAGCCATTCTCCCAGCTCCACCCGCAACCGCGAAAACCGCTTTTTCCCCCGTGGGATACTGGCCGGGTCTATCTGCACCTCGAGGAGAACGGCATCCACTCCATGGCCTCGGTCACGTCCCTCACCGCCTCCGTCCACCAGCGCATCGCGGACGCCCTCTCGGCTGTGGTGTCGGAGACGCTGGGCGCCGCCGACCCTTCCCCTAGCTCTTCGAGCTGGGGAGACCCCATGCTGCGACGAAGCGACCGGGCCGACTTCCAGGCCAACGGGATCCTGGCCCTCGCCAAGAAAGCGAAGGCGAACCCGCGCGAGCTGGCCACGCAGGTCGTCGAGCAGATCACCAACGGCGATCTACTGGCCGACGTCGAGGTGTCGGGCCCCGGCTTCCTGAACATCACCGTCACCGACAAGGCGATCACCGAGACACTCGCGGCGCGCGCCGCCGACGGCGACCGGCTCGGCGTCCCGCTGAACCCGCACGCGGGCACGACAGTCGTCGACTACGCCCAGCCGAACGTGGCGAAGGAGATGCACGTCGGCCACCTGCGCTCCGCGGTGATCGGCGACGCCCTGCGGCACATGC encodes:
- the lysS gene encoding lysine--tRNA ligase, which gives rise to MPIVAQSTDTTDWVSRYADEVIAESERRAPGKPVVVASGLSPSGPIHLGNLREVMTPHLVADEIRRRGYEVRHLISWDDYDRYRKVPAGVPGIDESWAQHIGKPLTSVPAPAGSAYPNWAEHFKAAMTEALDELGVEYDGISQTEQYTSGVYREQILHAMKHRGDIDGILDQYRTKKAPAKKQSQKPVDEAELEAAEGSGAASEDDGSGGTSGYFPYKPYCGACEKDLTTVTSYDDESTELAYVCAECGHTETVRLSEFNRGKLVWKVDWPMRWAYEGVIFEPSGVDHSSPGSSFVVGGQIVREIFDGVQPIGPMYAFVGISGMAKMSSSKGGVPTPADALKIMEAPLLRWLYARRKPNQAFKIAFDQEIQRLYDEWDKLDAKVADGSVLPADAAAHTRAVRTAAGDLPRTPRPLPYRTLASVADITAGAEDQTLRILRDLDPSDPITSLDEARPRLDRAENWITTQVPADARTIVRSEPDAELLSSLDDEGRESLRLLLEGLDSHWSLDGLTHLVYGVPKVRAGFSADATAKELPPEIKVAQRSFFALLYRLLVTRETGPRLPTLLLAVGAERVRKLLGS